Proteins encoded in a region of the Epinephelus lanceolatus isolate andai-2023 chromosome 20, ASM4190304v1, whole genome shotgun sequence genome:
- the slc35b3 gene encoding adenosine 3'-phospho 5'-phosphosulfate transporter 2 encodes MSAKYGLVSYNSSRKHISISIPSSTEVMSPHIKSVEELRVLGINLSSFSSPTQFLICVAGVFLFYLIYGYLQELIFSVEGFKPFGWYLTLVQFGFYSMFGLVELQLTQDKRRRIPGKTYMIIAFLTVGTMGLSNTSLGYLNYPTQVIFKCCKLIPVMIGGVFIQGKRYNLADVSAALCMSLGLIWFTLADSKVAPNFNVTGVLLISLALCADAAIGNVQEKAMKLHNGSNSEMVLYSYSIGFIYILTGLFCVGGLGPAVAFCSEHPVKTYGYAFFFSLTGYFGISFVLALIKLFGALVAVTVTTGRKAMTIILSFMFFAKPFTFQYIWGGLLVLFGIFLNVYSKNKEKMKLPSIKDLRSWLLTGKKVRFLSQNV; translated from the exons ATGAGTGCCAAATACGGCCTGGTGAGCTACAACAGCTCACGGAAGCACATTTCAATCTCCATCCCGTCATCCACGGAGGTGATGTCGCCCCACATAAAGTCTGTGGAGGAGCTGAGGGTCCTGGGGATCAACCTgagcagcttcagttcccccACGCAGTTCTTGATCTGTGTGGCTGGAGTCTTCCTCTTTTACCTCATCTATGGATACTTGCAG GAGTTGATATTTTCTGTAGAAGGATTCAAGCCTTTTGGTTGGTATCTCACTCTGGTCCAGTTTGGTTTCTACTCCATGTTTGGTCTAGTGGAGCTTCAGCTCACACAGGACAAACGCAGAAG GATACCAGGGAAGACCTATATGATCATAGCATTTTTAACAGTGGGCACTATGGGCCTGTCCAATACCTCTCTGGGCTACTTGAACTACCCCACACAGGTCATCTTCAAGTGCTGTAAACTCATCCCAGTCATGATTGGAGGAGTGTTTATACAAG GTAAACGCTATAATCTGGCTGATgtgtctgctgctctctgcatgAGTCTGGGACTCATCTGGTTTACGCTAGCTGACAGCAAAGTGGCGCCCAACTTCAATGTCACAG GGGTTCTCCTCATCTCCCTGGCACTGTGTGCAGACGCCGCGATTGGAAACGTGCAGGAGAAAGCCATGAAACTCCACAATGGCTCCAACTCTGAAATG GTGCTGTACTCGTACTCCATCGGTTTTATCTACATACTGACAGGCCTGTTCTGTGTGGGTGGACTAGGGCCGGCAGTGGCATTCTGCTCAGAA CATCCTGTGAAGACGTACGGTTATgcattcttcttctctctcactGGTTATTTTGGCATCTCCTTCGTGCTGGCCTTGATCAAACTCTTTGGTGCCCTGGTTGCAGTGACAG TGACCACCGGGAGAAAGGCCATGACTATCATACTTTCCTTCATGTTCTTCGCGAAACCTTTCACTTTTCA GTACATCTGGGGCGGCCTTCTGGTGCTCTTTGGCATCTTCTTGAATGtttacagtaaaaacaaagagaaaatgaagCTTCCCTCAATCAAGGACCTCAGGAGCTGGCTGCTGACGGGAAAGAAAGTCCGGTTTCTCTCACAAAACGTATAG